The following proteins are co-located in the Pleurocapsa minor HA4230-MV1 genome:
- a CDS encoding potassium channel protein, with product MYSYTFEAKYGRLRKELVRGGVALASIVLLGTLWYWLVEKWTLAESAYMTVITLSTVGFLEVHPLGERGRLFTVALILMGLFTIGYIVNRFTEALIQGYFQEGIRLRQEKSLIESLDEHYIVCGFGRTGRHVASEFFAENIPFVIIDDNIEEVEEIKQLGYTVILGDATLDESLIRARIERATCLVTALPSDAQNLYTVLSAKTLNPRIRAIARASNEEAVQKLQRAGADAVVSPYITGGKRLAAAALRPQVMDFVDGIIAGSNSSYYMEEFLIDSAACPYVGQTLKDARLRSQSGALVLAIRRFDGNLIAGPNGDTQILERDALICMGTADQLRMLNKILGPINPNAGLRLPKNNQ from the coding sequence ATGTATAGCTACACTTTTGAGGCAAAATATGGGCGTTTACGCAAGGAGTTAGTTAGGGGTGGTGTAGCATTAGCCAGTATCGTACTGCTCGGTACTTTATGGTATTGGTTAGTCGAAAAGTGGACTTTGGCTGAGTCGGCTTATATGACTGTGATTACCCTATCTACCGTAGGGTTTTTGGAGGTACATCCGTTAGGAGAAAGAGGGCGATTATTCACCGTTGCTCTAATTCTTATGGGTTTATTCACCATTGGTTATATCGTCAATCGGTTTACAGAAGCCCTAATTCAAGGGTATTTTCAGGAAGGAATCAGACTAAGGCAGGAGAAAAGTTTGATTGAATCTCTAGATGAACACTATATAGTATGTGGTTTTGGGCGGACAGGTCGTCATGTTGCCAGCGAATTTTTTGCGGAAAATATTCCCTTCGTGATTATTGACGATAATATCGAAGAAGTTGAAGAAATCAAGCAGCTTGGCTATACAGTAATTTTGGGAGATGCAACCCTTGATGAGTCATTAATCCGTGCCAGGATTGAACGGGCAACTTGTTTGGTTACCGCCTTGCCTTCAGATGCCCAGAATCTTTATACAGTGCTATCAGCCAAGACTCTAAATCCGCGCATTAGAGCGATCGCTCGCGCTAGTAATGAAGAAGCGGTACAAAAACTCCAGCGTGCAGGGGCAGATGCGGTGGTCTCCCCTTATATTACAGGAGGCAAAAGATTAGCAGCAGCAGCATTAAGACCCCAGGTCATGGATTTTGTAGATGGCATTATTGCAGGGTCGAATAGTTCTTACTATATGGAAGAATTTTTAATCGACTCAGCAGCTTGTCCCTATGTTGGTCAGACCTTAAAAGACGCTAGATTGCGCTCTCAGTCAGGGGCATTAGTTTTAGCAATTCGACGCTTTGACGGCAATTTAATTGCTGGGCCTAATGGAGATACGCAAATTTTAGAACGTGATGCCTTAATCTGTATGGGAACGGCAGATCAGCTGCGAATGTTAAATAAAATTCTCGGGCCAATTAATCCTAATGCTGGATTGAGACTTCCCAAAAATAATCAGTAG
- a CDS encoding aspartate aminotransferase family protein, with product MIQSTAINNSQTTLKTTEFDRDRFDQSVMSTYGRFPIAIDKGEGCRLWDTEGKEYLDFVAGIATCTLGHAHPALIKAVTEQINKLHHVSNLYYIPEQGQLAEWLVNHSCMDKVFFCNSGAEANEAAIKLVRKYAHTHLDKVDNPVILTAKASFHGRTLATITATGQEKYQQGFGPLLPGFAYVPYNDITAIENAITDLDEGTLSRVVGIMIEPLQGEGGVRPGELEYFLRLRKICDENNILLVFDEVQVGIGRSGEFWGYEKLGIEPDILTSAKGLAGGIPIGAMLCKDSCAVFEPGNHASTFGGNPFACAAALGVLQTLEEENILQNVQQRGEQLRVRLRAIAHKYPNLFSEVRGWGLINGIELRSDIDLTSIQLVKAAMEQGLLLAPAGSKVLRFVPPLIVSEQEVNQAASILEAVIMQNQFN from the coding sequence GTGATTCAATCTACAGCCATCAATAATTCTCAAACTACTTTAAAAACCACTGAATTCGATCGCGATCGCTTTGACCAGAGTGTAATGTCAACTTATGGTCGTTTTCCAATTGCGATCGACAAAGGCGAAGGCTGCCGTCTTTGGGACACTGAGGGTAAAGAATATCTCGATTTTGTGGCAGGAATTGCTACCTGCACCCTAGGTCATGCCCATCCAGCCTTAATTAAAGCTGTTACTGAGCAAATTAACAAGCTACATCACGTATCTAATTTATATTACATTCCCGAACAGGGTCAGTTGGCAGAATGGTTAGTGAACCACTCCTGTATGGACAAAGTATTTTTCTGTAATTCTGGAGCGGAGGCTAACGAAGCTGCAATTAAGCTAGTTAGAAAATATGCTCATACTCATTTAGACAAGGTTGATAACCCAGTTATTCTCACTGCTAAGGCTAGCTTTCATGGGCGTACCCTTGCAACTATTACCGCTACAGGACAAGAAAAATATCAGCAAGGTTTTGGCCCTTTGCTTCCTGGCTTCGCCTACGTGCCGTATAACGATATTACGGCGATAGAAAACGCCATTACCGACCTTGATGAAGGTACTTTGAGTCGAGTAGTGGGAATTATGATCGAACCCCTTCAAGGGGAAGGAGGAGTACGTCCTGGAGAGCTTGAATATTTCCTCAGACTGCGTAAAATTTGCGACGAAAATAATATTTTGCTGGTTTTTGATGAGGTACAGGTAGGTATTGGTAGAAGTGGTGAATTCTGGGGTTATGAAAAACTGGGAATTGAACCCGATATTTTAACTAGTGCTAAAGGTTTAGCAGGTGGTATTCCCATCGGCGCAATGCTCTGTAAGGACTCCTGTGCTGTATTTGAGCCAGGCAATCATGCGAGTACTTTTGGTGGCAATCCTTTTGCTTGTGCTGCTGCGCTGGGGGTACTGCAAACTTTGGAGGAGGAAAATATTTTACAGAATGTCCAGCAGCGAGGAGAACAACTTCGAGTTAGATTAAGAGCGATCGCCCACAAATATCCTAATTTGTTTAGCGAAGTTCGTGGCTGGGGTTTAATTAACGGAATTGAATTACGCTCAGATATCGATCTTACTTCTATACAACTGGTTAAAGCAGCAATGGAGCAAGGGTTACTCCTAGCTCCCGCAGGGTCAAAAGTACTACGTTTTGTGCCACCGTTAATCGTATCTGAACAGGAAGTAAACCAGGCTGCAAGTATCTTAGAAGCAGTAATTATGCAGAATCAATTCAATTAG
- a CDS encoding C39 family peptidase, whose translation MDLTYSSTTLQSLETNQSNSLGGLSDEMLAHSNVLNNNSNSLGASSKNTIEYGDPLIDADYWREQRGDYSCAVVAQISVYESLTGQRISETDAADYAYQKGWFDPDSGTSPKDMDNLLADWGIETYTPPDASFANLENALARGDKPIVALDGNEIWSPQSDRQGNSLEQSDAGHAVWVTGIDYESNDSVNIILNDSGIPNGSSSVVEYDDFINAWSDYDSFVAIADNPLV comes from the coding sequence ATGGATTTAACTTATAGTTCTACTACTTTACAAAGCCTTGAAACAAACCAAAGCAATAGCTTGGGTGGATTATCTGACGAAATGCTGGCCCATAGCAATGTATTAAACAACAATTCCAATAGCCTAGGTGCCTCATCTAAAAATACCATTGAATACGGCGATCCCTTAATCGATGCCGACTATTGGCGAGAACAGAGGGGTGATTATTCCTGTGCAGTTGTGGCTCAAATTTCCGTATATGAATCATTAACTGGTCAACGTATTTCCGAAACCGATGCCGCTGATTATGCCTACCAAAAAGGATGGTTTGATCCTGATAGTGGAACTTCTCCAAAAGACATGGACAATCTTCTTGCCGATTGGGGGATTGAAACGTATACACCACCTGATGCCTCTTTTGCCAATTTGGAAAATGCTCTGGCAAGAGGAGACAAGCCTATTGTCGCATTGGACGGTAACGAAATTTGGTCGCCTCAATCTGACCGCCAGGGTAATAGCTTAGAACAATCCGATGCAGGTCATGCTGTTTGGGTAACTGGTATTGACTACGAATCCAATGACTCGGTGAACATTATTCTGAATGACAGTGGAATTCCCAATGGTAGCTCATCAGTTGTTGAATACGATGACTTTATCAATGCATGGTCAGACTACGATTCTTTTGTCGCGATCGCCGATAATCCTCTTGTTTAA
- a CDS encoding lysozyme, with protein sequence MNKYIDGIIVITSVCSLGLTTISLAESKIYQPANNVVKDLQLERLDDSLTTKLKKSETYIAPTPIKPQLKPVSNLAINLIKEFEGFKDYAYIDTDGTPVIGYGLSRIGGLPVQIGDRISTTQANAALNAHIREINQELEQIIKVDLSDRQLSALTSIAFNVGVDNIKNSTLVRKINTKDYTGAADEFLRWDKANLQGALVQMPGLSRRRAAERQLFLQ encoded by the coding sequence ATGAATAAATACATTGACGGAATAATTGTCATAACCAGTGTTTGCTCTTTAGGATTGACAACTATCTCCCTCGCCGAGAGCAAAATTTATCAACCAGCCAATAACGTAGTTAAAGATTTACAACTAGAGAGATTAGATGATTCTCTCACTACTAAGCTAAAAAAATCAGAAACCTATATTGCACCTACCCCAATCAAACCTCAGCTGAAGCCTGTATCTAACCTCGCCATTAACTTAATTAAGGAGTTTGAGGGATTTAAAGACTACGCATATATTGATACTGATGGTACTCCTGTAATTGGTTATGGTTTATCGCGAATCGGTGGTTTACCTGTACAAATTGGCGATCGCATTTCCACCACCCAGGCTAATGCAGCTTTAAATGCTCATATAAGAGAAATTAATCAGGAATTAGAGCAGATTATCAAGGTTGATTTAAGCGATCGCCAGCTCAGTGCTTTAACTTCCATTGCTTTTAATGTTGGCGTAGATAACATCAAAAATAGTACTTTAGTGCGGAAAATCAACACCAAAGATTATACAGGTGCAGCAGATGAGTTTCTCCGCTGGGATAAAGCTAATCTCCAAGGTGCATTAGTCCAAATGCCTGGATTAAGTAGAAGAAGAGCCGCAGAAAGGCAGCTATTTTTACAGTAG
- a CDS encoding ABC transporter ATP-binding protein/permease — protein MVDTAPKINRIDGRLWQRFIEVALPYWYPSKKKAGTFFLMLLLLLIFLFAALFIAIAGTVWLGQQLFPEFTNEAAAGLIGIRKQVFTNSTSRLILAFALILPTAIFVWKFQRWRERAKQWGLLSILLLFSIMVSGLNVVISFTIRFIETALVDKDESTFWLFLWVYGGVFVVGTAIVVIYTYCQKLLGVYWREWLTQNLLQRYLKNRAYYRINAQKQIDNPDQRIAEDIQSFTRTSLTLLLSILDSVITLVSFVGVLWAISSSLSLVLVGYALFGTIVTVLLGRRLIGLNYNQLQREADFRYGLVHLRDNAESIAFYGGESQELTSVGQRFAHAINNYHVLIGWQRNLDFFTTGHSYFVRILPYVVVAPLYLAGKTDFGAISQATIAFFQIFGALSIIIGQFELLTAFAAGINRIAVFDETLTDFDLGTTSESETTTIGSTIDSRLALEQVTLLTPDHQQTLVEDLSLTVEPQQSLAIVGESGVGKSSVLRAIAGLWNQGSGNIVRPSSNSMLFLPQKPYMILGTLRQQLLYPHTDSHIPDAQLEEALREVNLADLTAKVGGLDVELSWSDVLSLGEQQRLAFARLLLTKPSYAILDEATSALDVQNEKRLYQMLQQSETTIVSVGHRPSLLQYHQKVLQLQGCSQWQILPVEDYLATFNELDT, from the coding sequence ATGGTAGATACAGCACCTAAAATCAATCGTATTGATGGTCGTCTTTGGCAACGGTTTATTGAAGTAGCTTTGCCCTATTGGTATCCCAGTAAGAAGAAAGCGGGAACTTTCTTTTTGATGCTGTTACTGTTGTTGATATTTCTCTTTGCGGCTTTGTTTATTGCGATCGCGGGAACTGTTTGGTTGGGACAGCAGTTGTTCCCCGAATTTACCAATGAGGCTGCTGCTGGCTTGATCGGCATCAGGAAGCAGGTATTTACTAACTCAACTTCGCGCCTGATCCTAGCTTTTGCCTTAATTTTGCCCACAGCAATATTTGTCTGGAAATTTCAACGTTGGCGAGAACGCGCTAAACAGTGGGGATTGTTGTCTATATTATTGCTGTTTTCCATTATGGTTAGCGGTTTAAATGTGGTAATTTCCTTCACGATCCGCTTTATTGAAACTGCTTTGGTAGATAAGGATGAATCGACGTTTTGGCTGTTTTTATGGGTTTATGGCGGGGTATTTGTGGTCGGCACAGCGATCGTGGTGATTTATACTTACTGTCAGAAATTATTGGGAGTTTACTGGCGAGAATGGTTAACTCAAAATCTGCTCCAACGGTACTTAAAGAACAGAGCTTACTATCGAATCAATGCCCAAAAGCAAATTGATAACCCCGATCAACGTATTGCCGAAGATATTCAATCTTTTACCCGTACTAGTCTAACTTTGCTGTTAAGCATCCTCGACTCAGTTATTACTTTAGTTTCCTTTGTGGGAGTGCTGTGGGCTATTTCTAGCAGTCTTTCCCTGGTGTTAGTGGGTTATGCCCTATTTGGGACTATTGTTACTGTCTTGTTAGGGAGAAGACTAATTGGACTTAACTATAACCAACTCCAGCGAGAAGCGGATTTTCGCTATGGTTTGGTTCATTTGCGAGACAATGCTGAGTCGATCGCTTTTTATGGTGGAGAATCACAAGAATTAACTAGTGTCGGTCAAAGATTTGCTCACGCAATTAACAACTATCATGTTTTAATTGGTTGGCAACGAAATCTTGATTTTTTTACCACAGGACATAGTTATTTTGTCCGAATATTGCCTTATGTAGTGGTTGCACCGCTTTATCTAGCTGGTAAAACTGATTTTGGCGCGATTAGTCAGGCGACGATCGCCTTTTTCCAGATTTTTGGGGCTTTGAGCATAATTATTGGTCAGTTTGAACTATTAACTGCTTTTGCTGCGGGTATAAATCGTATTGCTGTTTTTGATGAAACTCTAACAGATTTTGATCTAGGAACTACTTCCGAGTCAGAAACAACGACTATCGGCTCAACTATCGATTCTCGTTTGGCATTAGAACAAGTAACCCTATTAACCCCCGATCATCAACAAACTCTGGTTGAAGATCTTTCGCTAACTGTTGAACCGCAGCAAAGTTTAGCTATTGTAGGGGAAAGTGGGGTAGGTAAAAGCTCTGTGTTAAGAGCGATCGCTGGATTATGGAATCAAGGTTCAGGTAACATTGTTCGACCAAGCTCTAATTCGATGTTGTTTTTGCCCCAAAAACCCTATATGATCCTGGGGACATTAAGACAACAGCTACTCTATCCGCATACCGATAGCCATATTCCTGACGCGCAGCTAGAAGAGGCTCTAAGAGAAGTTAACCTAGCAGATTTAACCGCCAAAGTAGGTGGATTAGATGTGGAATTGAGTTGGTCGGACGTTTTATCTTTGGGAGAGCAACAAAGACTAGCTTTTGCCCGATTATTACTGACTAAACCTAGCTATGCAATTTTAGATGAAGCCACTTCAGCTTTAGATGTGCAAAATGAAAAACGGCTATATCAAATGCTCCAGCAGTCTGAAACGACTATTGTTAGTGTCGGTCATCGTCCTAGTCTATTGCAATATCACCAGAAAGTGCTTCAGCTTCAGGGATGCTCACAATGGCAAATATTACCAGTAGAAGATTACCTGGCAACTTTTAATGAGCTAGATACTTAG
- a CDS encoding DUF3120 domain-containing protein, translated as MTSSSSSDRPLATPATILDLPLQPSRGSQSWRVFFASSFLVSVPVFFQAPIVRLFPELSLVLTLFWVGLGWYLYQRPQNRWWGDIILGFSWSWLAGSIYWGWLRSEPLIHMPVEAIGLPFALWCIWRGWGKIGNFFYLGSLLGTAITDLYFYLVDVIPYWRSLMTVDMNPALASPILKAALGQVQTVWGISWAIVLVNILLGVSWWALKKTELHWWAFAGAVLSTILVDSLFWIVAYFA; from the coding sequence GTGACATCTTCCTCAAGTTCCGATCGCCCATTAGCAACCCCTGCGACTATTCTCGATTTACCTCTACAACCAAGTCGAGGAAGTCAATCCTGGCGAGTATTTTTTGCCTCTTCTTTTCTCGTTTCAGTCCCCGTATTTTTTCAAGCTCCCATTGTCAGGCTATTTCCCGAACTTAGTCTGGTATTAACTCTATTTTGGGTAGGACTGGGTTGGTATCTTTATCAGCGTCCTCAAAATCGTTGGTGGGGAGATATTATTTTAGGCTTTAGCTGGAGTTGGTTAGCTGGTTCTATCTATTGGGGATGGTTAAGATCTGAGCCTTTGATTCATATGCCAGTTGAGGCGATCGGTTTGCCTTTTGCGCTGTGGTGTATTTGGCGAGGCTGGGGCAAAATTGGTAACTTCTTTTATCTCGGTTCACTGTTAGGTACGGCGATTACCGATCTCTATTTCTACCTAGTGGATGTAATTCCTTACTGGCGATCGCTAATGACGGTGGACATGAACCCTGCTTTAGCCTCGCCCATTTTAAAAGCAGCGCTAGGACAGGTGCAAACTGTTTGGGGCATCAGTTGGGCGATCGTTTTAGTAAATATCTTGTTAGGAGTTAGCTGGTGGGCATTGAAGAAAACCGAGCTACACTGGTGGGCATTCGCTGGAGCAGTTTTAAGCACAATTTTAGTTGACAGCTTGTTTTGGATTGTTGCCTACTTTGCTTAA
- a CDS encoding ABC transporter permease, with protein MAQSNDGVRPSSLLQNLQQNETILYIVKRLFQAAITLLLASALCFLISEIAPGDYLDTLKQDPQITPERIAALSEQFGLDKPAIVQYFRWLWRILTRFDFGQSFVYFRSVSSLLVERVPATLLLAIASIILTWAIAIPLGILSAVQQNSRVDQVLRVLSYIGQGFPSFITALIFLIIAQFLSPLFPVGGMTSINHDQLSLIGKILDIAWHMLLPTIALSITSFAGLQRLTRGQLLDVLRQDYIQTARAKGLPENKVIYVHALRNAINPLVTLLGFEFASLLGGSFIAEFFFNWPGLGRLTLQAVQAQDKYLVMASLMMGAAMLIVGNLLADLLLKAVDPKIKLADLK; from the coding sequence ATGGCTCAAAGTAATGATGGGGTAAGACCTTCATCCCTACTCCAAAACCTACAGCAAAATGAAACTATTCTCTATATAGTTAAACGGCTATTCCAAGCTGCAATAACTTTGCTTTTGGCTTCGGCACTTTGTTTCCTAATCTCAGAAATTGCCCCTGGAGACTATTTAGACACCCTCAAACAAGATCCTCAGATTACGCCTGAAAGGATTGCCGCGTTGAGTGAACAGTTTGGTTTAGACAAGCCTGCTATAGTGCAGTATTTTCGTTGGCTATGGCGCATCTTAACTCGATTTGATTTTGGTCAAAGTTTTGTTTATTTTCGCTCCGTTTCTTCCCTGTTGGTAGAGCGAGTCCCCGCCACGCTGCTATTGGCGATCGCCTCAATTATTTTGACTTGGGCGATCGCTATTCCTTTAGGTATTTTAAGCGCGGTTCAACAAAACAGCCGTGTCGATCAAGTTTTACGAGTATTGAGCTATATAGGACAGGGATTTCCTAGCTTTATTACGGCTCTCATTTTTTTAATCATTGCTCAGTTTTTGTCGCCTCTGTTTCCCGTAGGCGGAATGACCAGCATCAACCACGATCAGCTGTCTCTAATTGGTAAGATTCTCGATATTGCTTGGCATATGCTGTTGCCGACGATCGCCTTAAGTATTACTAGTTTTGCTGGGCTACAACGTTTAACCAGAGGTCAACTGCTAGACGTTTTGCGCCAAGACTATATTCAAACTGCTCGGGCTAAAGGTTTACCAGAAAACAAGGTAATCTATGTCCATGCACTGCGAAATGCCATTAATCCCCTGGTGACACTTCTGGGGTTCGAGTTCGCAAGCTTGCTCGGAGGTTCGTTTATTGCCGAATTTTTCTTTAATTGGCCAGGATTAGGTCGTTTAACCTTACAAGCAGTGCAGGCTCAGGATAAATATCTGGTGATGGCAAGTTTAATGATGGGTGCAGCCATGCTAATTGTTGGTAATTTACTGGCCGATCTACTCCTAAAAGCTGTAGATCCTAAAATTAAATTAGCCGATCTTAAATAG
- a CDS encoding CBS domain-containing protein translates to MSKTVAEVMTTDIVTVSPETSLQEAIQILAEREISGLPVVDDRGQLVGVISETDLTWQATGVETPPYVMFLDSVIYLQNPAKHNQEIHKALGQTVGDAMSDRPATVRENQLVREAAQIMHEKRVRRLPVVNEQSELVGMITQGDVIKMMAAE, encoded by the coding sequence ATGAGCAAAACCGTCGCTGAAGTCATGACTACTGACATAGTAACAGTGTCTCCTGAAACTTCTCTACAGGAGGCAATTCAAATTTTGGCAGAGCGAGAAATTAGTGGTTTACCCGTAGTCGATGATCGAGGACAGTTGGTGGGAGTAATCTCCGAAACCGACCTTACTTGGCAAGCTACAGGAGTAGAGACACCCCCCTATGTAATGTTTCTTGATAGTGTAATTTACCTGCAAAATCCTGCTAAACATAACCAAGAAATACATAAAGCCTTGGGTCAAACAGTGGGAGATGCTATGAGCGATCGCCCAGCAACAGTTAGAGAGAATCAGTTAGTGCGGGAAGCTGCTCAAATTATGCACGAAAAGAGAGTACGTCGTCTGCCTGTGGTCAACGAGCAGTCGGAGTTGGTGGGCATGATTACTCAAGGAGACGTAATTAAGATGATGGCAGCAGAATAA
- a CDS encoding HEAT repeat domain-containing protein has protein sequence MSITPESVQELLNSEDFGERIRGLNQLRQIDPKTAFDLLQPMITDNNTRVRYAAVSQLDTLGVIDKDTALEFLRDRLFNDPEADVQAAAADAIGGLKLTEAFEDLNNVYHDTSEWLVQFSIIAALGELGEPRSFTLLKEALHSNNNLLQTAAIGSMGELGDPQAIPLLKNFAEHEDWQIRFRLVQALGRLGGEEAKAIITKLVDDESEQVAQEAKNNL, from the coding sequence ATGAGCATTACACCAGAATCAGTCCAAGAGTTGTTGAATTCCGAAGACTTTGGCGAGCGGATTCGAGGTCTAAATCAACTACGCCAGATTGACCCCAAAACTGCTTTCGATCTCTTGCAACCAATGATTACTGATAATAATACCCGCGTGCGCTATGCGGCTGTCAGTCAATTAGATACTCTTGGTGTGATAGATAAAGATACTGCCTTAGAATTTTTGCGCGATCGCCTATTTAACGATCCAGAAGCAGATGTTCAAGCAGCAGCAGCAGACGCTATTGGTGGTTTGAAGTTAACTGAAGCTTTTGAAGACTTAAATAATGTTTATCACGACACCTCTGAATGGCTAGTGCAGTTTAGTATCATTGCTGCTCTAGGTGAATTAGGAGAGCCTAGAAGTTTTACCCTCCTAAAAGAAGCTTTGCATTCCAATAATAATCTGCTACAGACGGCAGCAATTGGCTCGATGGGTGAATTGGGAGATCCTCAAGCTATTCCTCTGCTCAAAAACTTTGCCGAACATGAAGACTGGCAGATCCGTTTTCGGCTAGTACAGGCTTTAGGAAGATTAGGTGGTGAAGAAGCTAAAGCCATTATTACTAAGCTGGTGGACGACGAATCTGAACAGGTAGCTCAAGAGGCAAAAAATAATCTTTAA
- a CDS encoding tetratricopeptide repeat protein has translation MLSKLLSIASISLTILFFPSVVSAQPSFTVAQSNELDLNNLLLVGNKYVESQNYDKALETYEQAAEMDGDNFQIFSGIGYVQTLRKDYAEAVKAYEKAVKLSPDDPKLYYALGFCLGNLGKNLAAAEAYEQAIALEPDNLQNHLGLGVVLVRAEEYDRAVETYKNIIALAPDNQEAKDAYNIASQILLKQQRYPEAIALLSVAVKQQPYELDLKLQLAEALLSQGNIPAGLKTLELATKVAPQNHLIYLQIGKILYQQGELDRALAEYQWAARLKPDDRSAIEGTGLIYLAQQNYYRAIVDFRRLTELAPNNPRGYHNLGLALKGRNRDEEAIAALEQASKLYKNDGNQEQANQMTKLIEEINQG, from the coding sequence ATGTTATCTAAACTTTTAAGTATCGCTTCCATATCTTTGACTATTTTGTTCTTTCCGTCTGTCGTTTCTGCTCAACCAAGTTTTACAGTGGCTCAAAGCAATGAGCTAGACCTAAACAACTTGCTGTTAGTGGGAAATAAATACGTAGAATCACAAAATTATGACAAAGCCTTGGAAACGTACGAACAAGCAGCCGAGATGGATGGCGATAATTTCCAGATTTTTTCGGGAATTGGCTATGTACAAACCTTGAGAAAAGATTATGCGGAGGCGGTAAAAGCTTATGAAAAAGCAGTTAAGTTATCTCCAGATGACCCCAAACTTTATTACGCACTGGGTTTTTGTTTAGGTAACTTAGGCAAGAATTTAGCAGCAGCAGAGGCTTATGAGCAAGCGATCGCCCTAGAGCCAGATAATCTGCAAAATCACCTTGGTTTGGGAGTGGTGCTAGTTAGAGCAGAAGAATACGATCGCGCTGTTGAGACATACAAAAATATTATTGCTCTAGCGCCTGATAACCAGGAGGCTAAAGATGCTTACAATATTGCCTCACAGATTTTATTAAAGCAACAGCGCTACCCCGAGGCGATCGCTCTTTTGTCAGTAGCCGTAAAACAACAGCCTTATGAATTAGATCTTAAGTTGCAGTTAGCTGAAGCTCTTTTAAGTCAGGGAAATATTCCAGCAGGATTAAAAACCCTAGAACTAGCCACAAAGGTTGCTCCTCAAAATCATCTTATTTACCTGCAAATCGGCAAGATTCTTTATCAGCAAGGAGAATTAGACCGTGCTTTAGCCGAGTATCAGTGGGCAGCCAGACTCAAACCTGATGATCGATCGGCTATTGAAGGTACAGGATTAATTTATCTGGCACAACAAAATTATTATCGGGCAATTGTTGATTTTCGCCGTTTAACTGAACTTGCGCCCAACAACCCGCGAGGCTATCACAATTTAGGTCTTGCCTTAAAAGGTAGAAACAGAGATGAAGAAGCGATCGCAGCTTTAGAACAGGCTTCAAAGCTATATAAAAATGATGGCAACCAAGAACAGGCGAATCAAATGACGAAGTTAATTGAAGAAATTAATCAAGGGTAG